One Aegilops tauschii subsp. strangulata cultivar AL8/78 chromosome 7, Aet v6.0, whole genome shotgun sequence genomic window carries:
- the LOC109779296 gene encoding uncharacterized protein has protein sequence MAMASRAVLLSRLSPLPAAASRLLLRPLAAAASLLPAATSPVPAAARGAVRCFATQPATSSLRDSSPNWSNRPPKETILLDGCDFEHWLVVMEPPAGDAANPDVTRDEIIDSYIKTLAQVVGSEQEARQKIYSVSTRHYFAFGALVSEELSYKLKELPKVRWVLPDSYLDVRNKDYGGEPFIGGEAVPYDPKYHEEWVRNNARANERSRRSDRPRNFDRSRNFERRRENMQNFQNRDAPPGQQGFNGPPPGQNPGSMPPPPPPSQNRGNMPPPYTPGGPSNYQPQMQNPQAAYTPGGAPQMPNPETGYAPGGAPRMPNPQTGYAPGGAPQMPNPQTGYTPGRAPHMLNQQAGYVPGGASNYQQGGQAGYQGGPAGHQGGNQVYPGGNLPGGPGPAHPGSSPGYQGANAPPREGYGYPGGYNSSAPGGYNQQ, from the exons ATGGCGATGGCATCGCGCGCCGTCCTCCTCTCCCGTCTATCGCCGCTCCCCGCTGCGGCCtctcgcctcctcctccgccctctcgccgccgccgccagcctccTTCCGGCGGCGACCTCGCCCGtcccggcggcggcgcgcggggcggTGCGGTGCTTCGCCACACAGCCGGCGACGTCGTCGCTGCGGGACTCCTCGCCCAACTGGAGCAACCGGCCGCCCAAGGAGACTATCCTCCTCGATGGGTGCGACTTCGAACACTGGCTGGTAGTCATGGAGCCGCCCGCGGGCGACGCTGCTAATCCTGATGTCACACGCGACGAGATCATCGATAGCTACATCAAGACCCTCGCCCAGGTCGTCGGAAG TGAGCAAGAAGCTAGGCAGAAGATATACTCGGTGTCAACTCGTCATTACTTTGCTTTTGGTGCCCTTGTATCTGAAGAACTCTCATATAAACTTAAAG AGCTGCCCAAAGTCCGCTGGGTTCTCCCTGATTCATACCTTGATGTCAGAAATAAGGACTATGGAG GGGaaccttttataggtggggaagcTGTTCCTTATGATCCTAAATATCACGAGGAATGGGTGAGGAACAATGCCCGTGCCAATGAAAGATCTCGGCGCAGTGATAGGCCCCGCAACTTTGATAGGTCAAGGAACTTTGAGAGGAGAAGGGAGAACATGCAGAACTTCCAAAACAGAGATGCACCTCCTGGGCAGCAGGGTTTCAACGGCCCTCCACCTGGCCAGAACCCGGGCAGCATGCCTCCACCTCCACCACCTAGTCAGAACCGTGGCAACATGCCTCCACCATATACTCCAGGTGGTCCATCAAATTACCAGCCCCAAATGCAGAACCCACAGGCAGCATACACACCGGGTGGTGCACCCCAAATGCCGAACCCAGAGACAGGGTACGCACCGGGCGGTGCACCCCGAATGCCGAACCCACAGACAGGGTACGCACCGGGCGGTGCACCCCAAATGCCAAACCCACAGACAGGGTACACACCGGGCAGGGCCCCCCACATGCTGAACCAACAGGCGGGCTACGTCCCCGGTGGTGCTTCAAACTATCAGCAAGGTGGTCAAGCTGGCTACCAAGGCGGACCTGCTGGGCATCAGGGAGGTAACCAAGTTTACCCAGGAGGCAACTTGCCTGGCGGCCCTGGACCAGCACACCCAGGCAGTAGTCCTGGATATCAAGGTGCCAATGCACCCCCTCGTGAAGGTTATGGCTATCCTGGCGGCTACAACAGCAGTGCACCAGGTGGCTATAATCAGCAGTAA